The following DNA comes from Kitasatospora sp. NBC_01287.
GGCGGCCCGGGCCGGGGCGGTCACCGACGGCCGTACGCCGAAGGATGGCCCGGAGGTTGATGGCATGCAGTGGTCACGGAAACTCTCCCCCGATCACCCGTGGTCCGCGGTCGCGCGGACACGGGCTGTGTGACTGGTACTCAGGGCCCATGGTCGACGGCGGCGGGCCGAGCTGTCCAGCGCGTTGCCGCGGGTGGCCACAACTGTGGCGCAACTGCAATCGGATCCACACGTTCCGTTAAGGCGCGCCCGGTGCGTGGGCCGGTGCGTGGGCCGGTCCGGGGGCCGGTTCGGAGCCCGGCGTGCCGAGCAGTGCCCGCGATCCGGGAGGATAGGAGCATGACTGCCCAGATTCTCGATGGCAAGGCCACCGCGGCCGCGATCAAGTCCGAACTCGCCGTCCGCGTGGCGGCCCTCAAGGAGCGGGGTATCACGCCCGGTCTCGGTACCGTCCTGGTCGGCGACGACCCGGGCAGCCACTCCTACGTCCGCGGCAAGCACCGCGACTGCGCCCAGGTCGGCATCGCCTCGATCCAGCGCGAACTGCCGGCCACCGCCACCCAGGCCGACGTCGAGGCCGTGGTCCGCGAGCTCAACGAGGACCCGGCCTGCACCGGCTACATCGTCCAGCTGCCGCTGCCCAAGGGCCTGGACGCCAACCCGGTGCTGGAGCTGATGGACCCGGACAAGGACGCCGACGGCCTGCACCCCACCTCGCTGGGCCGCCTGGCGCTCGGCATCGAGGGCCCGCTGCCCTGCACCCCCTACGGCATCGTCGAACTGCTGCGCCGCCACGACGTGGAGATCAACGGCGCGGACGTGGTCGTGGTCGGCCGCGGAGTCACGGTGGGCCGCTCGATCGGCCTGCTGCTCACCCGCAGGAGCGAGAACGCGACCGTGACGCTCTGCCACACCGGCACCCGCGACCTCTCCGCGCACCTGCGCCGGGCCGACATCATCGTCGCCGCCGCGGGCGTCCCCTACCTGGTCAAGGCGGAGGACGTGCGCCCGGGCGCCGCCGTGCTGGACGTCGGCGTCAGCCGCACCGAGGCCGGCCTGGTCGGCGACGTGCACCCGGCCGTCGCCGAGGTGGCCGGCTGGCTGTCACCGAACCCGGGTGGTGTCGGCCCGATGACCCGCGCCATGCTGCTCAACAACATCGTCGAGGCGGCCGAGCGTCAGACCGCCCTCTAGTCGCCACCCCTGGGGATAACCGGAAATGAGCGCGGTACGAACGGGTCGGTCCGCACGCGGGCGAGCGGCCCAGAACCGATCGGCCCAGAACCGATCGACGCGGAACCGATCGACCCGGAACACGGGGGCGCCGGCCCCGGGGACCCTGCCGCCGGAGGGCTCGAAGGCGGCCCTGGACCACGGCCACGCGCTGCCGGTGCGGCAGTGGCCGATAACCGTGGTCCTGGCGGTGGCCGGCCTCGGGCTGCTGGACGCCTGGCTCGACGACTTCCGCTACGGCCTGCTGACCATCGGCGGCGGCATGCTCCTGGGCGCGCTGCTGCGGCTGCTGCTGCCCGAGGTCGGGCTGCTCGCGGTGCGCAGCCGGTTCACCGACGTGCTGGTGCTGCTCTTCTTCGCGACCGTGATCGTGCTGCTCGCCCTGGTCGTCCAGCCGGACCCGTGGCTGCGACTGCCCGCGGTGGAGGACATCGGCAGCTACATCGGCCAGCGGCACTGAGCCGCCCCGACGACGGGTACCAGGGGCCGCCCCCGCGCCGGGGGCGGCCCCTGCCTCGTTCGCCGGACCGACGCGGTGCCGCCCGGGGCGCGGCCGCGGCGGGCGAGTGGACGCTGTGACGCACCAGCCACGCCCGTGCGCACGCCCCGGGGCCGCCCTTGCGATAACCTGACGCCGGTTCTCTCGATGTCGAGAGAAACATCCTCGGCTCCAGGGCGCCGACGTGCCCGGGGCATGCTGGCGATCGCTGGAGAAGGAAACATGACTCGCACCCCCGTCAACGTCACCGTCACTGGAGCGGCCGGCCAGATCGGCTACGCCCTCCTCTTCCGCATCGCCTCGGGCCACCTGCTCGGTGCGGACGTGCCGGTGAACCTGCGCCTGCTGGAGATCCCGCAGGGCCTCAAGGCCGCCGAGGGCGTCGCGATGGAGCTCGACGACTGCGCCTTCCCGCTGCTGCGCGACATCACCATCACCGACCAGGCGAACGTGGCCTTCGACGGTGCCAACGTGGGCCTGCTGGTCGGCGCCCGCCCGCGCACCGCCGGCATGGAGCGCGGCGACCTGCTCTCGGCCAACGGCGGCATCTTCGGCCCGCAGGGCAAGGCCATCAACGACAACGCCGCGGACGACATCAAGGTCCTGGTGGTCGGCAACCCGGCCAACACCAACGCCCTGATCGCCCAGCGCAACGCCCCCGACGTGCCGGCCGAGCGCTTCACCGCGATGACCCGCCTGGACCACAACCGCGCGGCCGCCCAGCTGGCGAAGAAGGCCGGCGTCACCGTCGAGGACGTCAAGAAGGTCACCATCTGGGGCAACCACTCCGCCACCCAGTACCCGGACCTGTTCCACGCCGAGATCTCCGGCAAGGCCGCGTTCGACGCGGTCGGCGGCGACCAGAAGTGGGTCGAGGACTTCTTCATCCCGAAGGTCGCCAAGCGCGGCGCCGAGATCATCGAGGTCCGCGGCGCCTCCTCGGCCGCCTCGGCCGCCAACGCCGCCATCGACCACGTCTTCACCTGGGTCAACGGCACCCCGGCCGGCGACTGGACCTCGATGGGCATCGTCTCCGACGGCTCCTACGGCGTGCCGGCGGGCCTGATCTCCTCGTTCCCGGTCACCACCGCGAACGGCGCCTTCGAGATCGTCCAGGGCCTGGAGATCTCCGACTTCGACCGCGCTCGGATCGACGCCTCGGTCGGCGAGCTGGCCGAGGAGCGCGACGCGGTCGCCGAGCTGGGCCTGATCTGAGCCCTGCCCCACCCCGTCGGCGCCGGCCGGCCGCTCCCGCTCGGGGGCGGCCGGCCGGCGCCGTTCCGACCGCCGTACCGGGCCTCGCCCAGGTCCGTTCAGGAACGGCCCGCCGATGCCCTTTACACTGGCCGACCGTGAACGAAACCCTGCAGGACGCGGCCCTCGTCCTGCTCTTCATCATCCTCGGCGGGGTGTTCAACATCGCCGAGATCTCGCTGATCTCGCTGCGCGAGGGACAGATCAGGGCGCTGGCCGAGCGCGGCACCAAGCGGGCCGCCCGGGCCGCGCACCTGGCCGCCGACCCCAACCGGTTCCTGGCCGCGGTCCAGGTCGGGGTCACCTGCATGGGCTTCCTGTCGGCCGCCTTCGGCGCCGACACGCTGGCCGGCAAGCTCTCCCCGGTCTTCGTCCGGCTCGGCCTCTCCAGCGGGGTCGCGGACGCGGTCGCCCTGGTCGGGCTGACCCTGCTGATCTCCTACCTCTCACTGGTGCTGGGCGAGCTGACGCCCAAGCGGATCGGCCTGCAGCGGGCCGAGTCGATCGCCCTGCTGGCCGCGCCGGTGGTGGACGTGATGTCGGTGGCGCTGCGCCCGGTCATCTGGCTGCTCGGCCGGTCCACCAACCTGATGGTCCGACTGCTCGGCGGCGACCCCAAGGCCGGTCGCGGCTCGATGAGTTCGGAGGAGCTGCGCGGCCTGGTGGCCGCCAACACCGAGCTGGGCAGCGATGAGCGGGCGCTGATCGCCGACGTCTTCGCGGCCGGCGAGCGCCAGTTGCGCGAGGTGATGGTGCCGCGCACCGAGGTCACCTTCCTGGACGCCGACCAGCCGCTCACCGAGGTGCGCGAGGAGACCAGCACCTCGCCGCACTCGCGCTACCCGGTGGTCGAGGGCTCCTACGACGCGGTGGTCGGTTTCGTGCACGTCCGCGACCTCTACCGGGCCCGCGGCGAGCAGGCGCTGCGGGTGCGCGAGATCGCCCGTCCGGTCAAGCTGCTGCCGGCCACCAAGAAGGTGCTGGAGGCGATGAGCGAGATGCGTCGCGAGGGCCACCACCTGGCGATGGTGGTGGACGAGTACGGCGGCACGGCCGGCATCGTCACGCTGGAGGACCTGGTCGAGGAGGTGATCGGCGAGATCCGCGACGAGTACGACTCCCAGGAGACCACCGCGACCCGCCGGCTGGTCGGCGGCGGGGTCGAGGTGAACGGGCTGCTCAACCTGCCGGACTTCGCCGAGGAGACCGGGGTGGCGCTGCCCGAGGGGCCCTACGAGACGGTGGCCGGCTACGTGGTGGCCGAACTGGGCGAGCTGCCCGCGGTCGGCGACCGGGTGGTGACCGGGGACGGGGTGGGGCTGACCGTGGCGGCGCTGGACGGGCGCCGGATCGACCGGATCCTGGTGCGGGCGGCCGCCGTGCCCGAGGCGGCGGAACGATCGTCCGAACCTCCAAACGAAGCGGGGTCCTGAGCGCTCGCCGAAGCTGGAAGAATGGCGGTCATGGTCAACGCAGCGGTCACCAGTCCGGCGAAGGAACGCCCCCGGGTCCTCTCCGGCATCCAGCCCACCTCCGGCTCGTTCCACCTCGGGAACTACCTCGGTGCGGTGCGCCAGTGGGTGGACCTCCAGGAGGCGAACGACGCCTTCTACATGGTGGTGGACCTGCACGCGATCACGGTCCCGCAGGACCCGGCGCAGCTGCGGGAGAACACCCGCGTCTCGGTGGCCCAGCTGCTCGGTGCCGGTCTGGACCCGGAGCACTGCACCCTCTTCGTCCAGTCCCAGGTGCCCGAGCACGCGCAGCTCGCCTGGGTGATGAACTGCCTGACCGGCTTCGGCGAGGCCGC
Coding sequences within:
- a CDS encoding hemolysin family protein, translating into MNETLQDAALVLLFIILGGVFNIAEISLISLREGQIRALAERGTKRAARAAHLAADPNRFLAAVQVGVTCMGFLSAAFGADTLAGKLSPVFVRLGLSSGVADAVALVGLTLLISYLSLVLGELTPKRIGLQRAESIALLAAPVVDVMSVALRPVIWLLGRSTNLMVRLLGGDPKAGRGSMSSEELRGLVAANTELGSDERALIADVFAAGERQLREVMVPRTEVTFLDADQPLTEVREETSTSPHSRYPVVEGSYDAVVGFVHVRDLYRARGEQALRVREIARPVKLLPATKKVLEAMSEMRREGHHLAMVVDEYGGTAGIVTLEDLVEEVIGEIRDEYDSQETTATRRLVGGGVEVNGLLNLPDFAEETGVALPEGPYETVAGYVVAELGELPAVGDRVVTGDGVGLTVAALDGRRIDRILVRAAAVPEAAERSSEPPNEAGS
- a CDS encoding bifunctional methylenetetrahydrofolate dehydrogenase/methenyltetrahydrofolate cyclohydrolase; amino-acid sequence: MTAQILDGKATAAAIKSELAVRVAALKERGITPGLGTVLVGDDPGSHSYVRGKHRDCAQVGIASIQRELPATATQADVEAVVRELNEDPACTGYIVQLPLPKGLDANPVLELMDPDKDADGLHPTSLGRLALGIEGPLPCTPYGIVELLRRHDVEINGADVVVVGRGVTVGRSIGLLLTRRSENATVTLCHTGTRDLSAHLRRADIIVAAAGVPYLVKAEDVRPGAAVLDVGVSRTEAGLVGDVHPAVAEVAGWLSPNPGGVGPMTRAMLLNNIVEAAERQTAL
- a CDS encoding DUF3017 domain-containing protein — protein: MRQWPITVVLAVAGLGLLDAWLDDFRYGLLTIGGGMLLGALLRLLLPEVGLLAVRSRFTDVLVLLFFATVIVLLALVVQPDPWLRLPAVEDIGSYIGQRH
- a CDS encoding malate dehydrogenase, whose translation is MTRTPVNVTVTGAAGQIGYALLFRIASGHLLGADVPVNLRLLEIPQGLKAAEGVAMELDDCAFPLLRDITITDQANVAFDGANVGLLVGARPRTAGMERGDLLSANGGIFGPQGKAINDNAADDIKVLVVGNPANTNALIAQRNAPDVPAERFTAMTRLDHNRAAAQLAKKAGVTVEDVKKVTIWGNHSATQYPDLFHAEISGKAAFDAVGGDQKWVEDFFIPKVAKRGAEIIEVRGASSAASAANAAIDHVFTWVNGTPAGDWTSMGIVSDGSYGVPAGLISSFPVTTANGAFEIVQGLEISDFDRARIDASVGELAEERDAVAELGLI